In the Populus nigra chromosome 2, ddPopNigr1.1, whole genome shotgun sequence genome, GAGAATTTAGTGCCGTTGAAGGAGGAAATTCGGGAAACGGTTGATGAGATTGGGGAGTGTTTAGAGATAGTGAAGAATAAAGGGGCCAATGTTGTGCTTGGTGCTCTAGATGACGAGGAGGATTTTGAAGAGTTTCGTCCTTTGGAGTTGCGTCAGCTGCGGCTTGATTCGTTGAAAGAGGGGGAGAAGGTTTGTGAGAACAGTGAGAATAAAGTGGTTTTTGATGCATTGAGGGAGCTGTACAAGCTTTTAGTGACCAAGCACTTGGTTTCAGTCCAAGAAGGAATCTCTGTTCTAATCAGGGTTGAAGTGGCAGATACGAGATTAAGAGATTCTATGCTCAAGGAGTTCATTGACATCCGAAATCACCTTCAATCTGTGAAAAAGAAATGTGTTGAATCAGGTTGTGTTCTTCCGGACATTACAAAGCATgaaaaagaggaggaagaagattTTTGGGAGGAGGGTAAAGTTGAATCAACTGACCCTGGGAGATTTAGTGAACCCAATAAACGAAATGAAAATTCTGCTGCACCATCAACTTCTGGAGAGGTGAAAAATGACCCTTCTGAATGCAGTACCAAGAAGCTGAAACGCGATGAGTTTCTGTGTTCTGAAGGTGGTGGAACTGATTCCAGCTCGCTTCGAAACAAGCTGATGACCGTGGCTCCAGTGATAGAGTGGGGCTCTTTTTTGGACACTTGGGGTTCAAACAGGGATGTTTTAGCCAACCACAGGGGCTTGGAGCTTGAAAGTCACTGGGGTAGGGTGGACCATGATGCAGTTATTCCAGCAAAGAAAATTGCTGAATTAAACCTTCATGCAACTCTTTACAAAGAAGAAAGAGTCGAAATCCAGCCATGTCGGGCTCCATTAGGGAAGGGTGGGCTCTGTCAGAGAAGAGATTTGAGAGTTTGCCCCTTTCATGGACCCATCATTCCCCGTGATGATGAAGGAAATCCTATCAATCAGGGCACTTCAACAAGTGATTTAACTCTTGATCTAGGGACTGATTTAGTAGAGCAATTAGCTGAACAAGCTGTGAAGAATGTTCGGGACAGAGATAACGAGgaagcaaggaaaagaaaaatggacaAACAGTCACAGAAACGTGCTAAGCTTGCAAAGATACGGGAACACAATGAAGCTGTTCTGAGGGATGCTGCAGTGGCTTCAACTTCAAGGTCTTCAGTTTATGGGGACAATGTTGAGGCATCCAGCAGGGACAGGTTGTTGGctagaaacaaaaaagataccCTCGCATCCATGTTGCGCAAGAAAGTAACCACAAAAGATAGGCTGTCTCAGAGACTTTTGAATACAAGGGCAAGTGATGCAATGACAAGGCAGCTAACGCTGGGTGAAGATGCCAATTATAGAGAAGCCTTTCCAAATCAATGGTAGAATACGGATATTGCCTTTGGGATTTGGGCTTTCTTAAAGACGAAGCATCTGAAGATACTTATGCTGGTAATGGATGGATAGTCTCATTCATACTGGCAGACAAACAGTTTCAGTTTTCTGTTGAAGCAGAAGAATTCTGCTCTGCACGTTCCGTGATGTTGCGCATCTACTCGATGCTGGTAGGCCTTCCAGAACAGAGAAAGATGAGTACTTCTGTAAGAAATCTTGtaattgcatgctttaattggAAAGTTCTGTGATTgtatatattttcaacattgTTGTGAGATATTTTAATCACAGGACAAAAATAAAGAATCGGAGCATTGGAGATTATTCACACCTATGAGTTTCCCAGAATACTCTGTTGTAGACTTGTAGTTGCCAATAGGCAATCCTATATCTGTTTCTGCACATTGCACGCGTTTCAGATGGCAGGAATTAGGTGTCTGGCGTGTCTTGCCATGCAATAATTCATGGCTTGGTTAAACTGGAAAATTGAGCATGCACGAACAGGTTGTTTAACATCAGAAGCAATGTGCTTCATCTcagaaattaatcaaaatccCCAACACTAGTCTTTCAGAGTGCGGTTGGAATTGCTGTTAGGTCGAAAAGGTACTGGACTGATGTTTTTGGTATCTTATCATGTTTGGTTACTTGTGAAACAAGGGAGAATCAAAACCGTTATTTTTGTTGGCTACATTCTTTATTGAGGCAGACAAAAAGGTGACAAAGGGGAGAATTGGATTCTTTTTGCTCATAATGGCTCTTTCCTCTTGAAGTAACGTTGAAACCAAGCCCGCCCCATTCTCATTCTAAATCATCTTTTTTAACCATGATGACAGAGGATAGAGGACAATCTGTCCACGTTTCAGAGACCACAAATATATTACCACTCTTGGTGCATGGCGGTGTCTTGATGGACCTGTTAAACGATGAAATCTAAATACTTGGGGACAATCTCGACTATTTTGTTAGCCGTTGCCCACTCTAATGCATGCCCTCCGCCATGTCAAGGTGACCGTGCACCTGTAATGAGGCTCTGGTTGTGGAATTACACATCGGAGTGAAATAATATGGAGGAACAGAGGAGAAGCATTCGATAACATCAAGCATGCAAGCTTGAAGGGATTGAATTTAAGTTGAGTTGAATGGAAAGTGGCCCAGACGACCTTAGAATTTCATTACAGCCACTGTATGGATCAGGTCTGCCCCTTCAAGCATTGCTCACTCACACGACATCACTGTGTAATCAAGATAACCAGGTCTgccactataaaaaaaatgctctttttttttttggttctgtTATAATAATGGAGGAGTAACCAGTGCAAActcaattattatttctattgttTCTGAAGGTAAATGTATATATATGATAACTTGTTCTTTAATGTCATGGCATCAtaagagaaaattgagaaaTGTTGAGATTGATGTCCCCTAAATATGAGACCCTAGAAGTGGTGAATAAGCAAGCATgcaacgattttttttttctttttaaagaaacataaaaagtcTGTCAggagaataatgttttttaaacataaaaagtccaggtttttgagaatattttggcattattaaacctaaaaatacagttgttttaaatattttttccatcaagataaatttttttattaacacatctcatatttttcttaataaatacaAGGTTTTTAActggaataaaaaatcaatttttaatgaaCAATTTATTGTTAGTATTATTACTTTCACATCAActatataataattgaaaaatacattaaaattaaattaaaattttataacaatATTTAGAAACAATATCCAAACTAATATCcaaatattagtatatcaaaacaataaaaagtattaattaattaattttaataaaaattaaaaaaaaaatgataaaccaTAACACGTACCTAGGTTACATAAACGCACTAACAACTCCTGCTGTTGGTATTAAATTGATCACTGACAGTGAAGCGCTGTAGGaagtctgttttttttctttcagtgtTCCATGTTAATGGAAGCCATCCATGTTGGAATTGCCTTTGCTCAGTATAATATAAGTGCCCCCCCACCCCCTGGCCTACTTGCTTTCCACCATTAACTACCGCCAACAACAACAGCgaggtaaaataaataaataaataaaaacagaaggAATAATATAATCTAGTAATCATAGTATAGTTACCTCTTATCATTATTATCCCAGCTAATGAAATCTCCTATCAAAAACCTTTTCTGACATTTCCTCCCTCTCTTGCCTGAAACCGTTTGATGTTGATCTAATGTCTCTTACAATTTCGACAGTGACTTCCCCCCTCTCTCACCGATAAAGAAAAGCACCCCCTTTTGATTTAACACGAACAGATCTTACTGCTGATTCAATTCAACCTCTCCTTCCTTGTGTTTCTAATTTGATAAATCAACATCTCCTTCGTCGTGTTCtgctttgaataaataaggAGAGGTGGATTGGAAATACCCGGAAGAGAGTTGAAGCAGCAGCTATAAATTTGATTGGAAAGTTGTTGTTTTGGTGGTGTAGGAATGGAATTGGATAGCATTGAATGTGTGCCATCCTTAGATTTAACAGATGAGGATGagatccaccaccaccaccacctccatcaTTTCCCTTCTGTTTCAAAGCCacaaaccaccaccaccaccaccaataataataacaataacaatactAATACTGTGACTTCTTCTTTTCACTCTACTAGTGTTCATGAGCTCCTTGAATGCCCTGTCTGTACCAATTCTATGTACCCTCCTATTCATCAGGTTTgcccctttttctttctttctttcttttttagcacatgtttttcctttttggggttttaatttgttgaatgcTTGATGCGGGTTTGGTGTGCCTTTTGTTATGTTGTTGTTGATCGGTCATAGCTAGGGCCGTTGAACCGTGGAAATTGCGGACTTGGTTTTGTTAGGATTTGTGCCTGTTGGTTTAATTGGTTGGATTGTGGAGATTTAGGTCGCCGGGCGCCTGTGCAGCTAAGTGAATTTTGGAGGTATATTTATTTATGGGCCCGgaagatttttggttttttgactTCTGTAGAGTATAGGTTTTTGCTGGTTTTGTTATCTTAATATAGTCCCAAAGGATTTAGCAAATACATGTACTGATGTACCCTCTGTAGCGAACGTGAAGATTCATCTGGGATCCATCGTTTGGGTCTTGTGCTTGGCGCTGCTTTTACAGATGCAAGGACATGGCGGCGGCGAGAATTGGATAGAGTGCTAGATTACGTGCTGGGCAGCTATAGTGGCATAAGATTCTGAAAATGAATTGCAATTTCACTCTTCGAAACCTGAAGTACTAAATAAAGATGGCTACATGACATGATTCTAAGAACCTATGACCATTCATATGTGTGTGATGACCTCGATTTCATTTATATGTTGGGGCGGTTGATTACAGTAAGCAGGGAGCTTTTCAGCTAAAAACGTTAAAGTTTGAAATCTAAAGGCCTGTGTGAATTTTAGTTGGCTACTGGGCCGTTGATAACTGTCTGGTGACTTCTTTATAGTTGGATGTGGGGGTTTACCTGTATACAGTAGACACTATCTTACTGTATCCATGCAATGGAGGAAAACTTATACTTATAAATGCTGTTGATTGCGGGAAGCAGAAATCTGTCCTTTATTGTTATTGCTTTGGGCTAGCTTCCAAAATTTCTTATGCTTCCTAGATGACATTGGTTTTTGTTTACATATTGCTGTTTCTGCAGTGCCACAATGGCCACACACTCTGTTCAACCTGTAAAACACGAGTACACAATCGGTGTCCCACTTGTAGACAGGAGCTTGGTGACATTAGATGTCTAGCTTTGGAAAAAGTAGCTGAATCACTCGAGCTACCTTGCAAATACATGTCACTTGGATGCCCAGAGATTTTTCCATACTACAGTAAACTAAAACATGAGAACTTGTGCAATTTTAGGCCATACAACTGTCCATATGCTGGATCAGAGTGTGTTATTGTTGGGGATATCCCATTCCTTGTTACTCATCTGAGGGATGATCACAAAGTGGACATGCATTCTGGGTGTACTTTCAACCATCGCTATGTCAAGTCTAATCCTCGTGAAGTAGAAAATGCAACATGGATGTTAACAGTAAGAATATGTCTATCTTATTTACTTGAATTTTGATCACTATTCACTCACACATATACCTGGATGCACATTACATGCTTCTCTCTTCTGGTTCTTTTGATCAATTTAGGGCATGACATGCTtcattttggttcttttgaTCATGTTAAGATATGGTAACCAAACATAGATCATGCAACAAGTGAAGTCACATGTGCCATTTATACAAAGAACTTATTTCACTCCTTGATCTTCCCATTAAAGAGATCATAAATGATGGCTATGCTGCTTAACTCTCATCCTTCCAAATACATattgaatttcatttaagtGAAATATTACAATTGTTAGTGTAGACTAAATTGAAATGTAGACGGTATGTGAGTCAGCTGTGTAATCTTGAGCTTATGTTTTGCCTGCATTCTCTGGTTGATGCCTTTACTGGTCCTAGTGCAGATGGGACTCTTTTATATCATATTAGAGATGGATTGAGTTCAGAAAtggtcaatattttttatatgtgctTCATTAAGTGGCATAGCAAAGCATAGTATTCTTCATATTAAGGATACTTTTTCTTACTTTGGCAATTACCGAACTctgtttttaatcattttgctTTAGGTTTTCCACTGTTTTGGCCAGTATTTCTGCCTTCATTTTGAAGCTTTCCAGCTTGGGATGGCTCCTGTTTATATGGCATTCCTCAGATTCATGGGTGATGAAACAGAAGCTCGGAATTACAGCTACAGCCTGGAGGTTGGGGGAAATGGTCGGAAACTTATTTGGGAAGGCATGCCACGGAGTATAAGAGATAGCCACAGGAAGGTTAGGGACAGCCATGATGGACTTATTATACAACGTAACATGGCACTTTTCTTCTCTGGAGGAGATAGGAAGGAGTTAAAGCTGCGAGTTACAGGACGGATATGGAAAGAACAGCAGAACCCAGAAGGTGGGGCATGCATTCCCAACCTTTGTAGTTAGGCTAATTATCACTTTCTTGCTCTCTACTGTGCGATCTATTTCTTGTAATACTGTATTACTGTTACTAAAATGCTGATCATTTTAAGAATCCCCATGTACAATACTGGAGGCCCAAGctttataaattgttaataaaCTTACTGATAAAACTGTCCTGGCTATGCCTTTCAATGGTTTTACTGCAACATGGATGTTTGttagcatttttatttatttaaagacaGTCACTTTGGCTAaaagctcaaaaaaaaaaaaaaagaggagtaaAAACAGGTAAATCGCAGGTATCTTATTGAGGTACTATAGAAGAAAACTAGATGTTGACTTATAAGTCTTATAACAtgggtaagatttttttttttaacttaaaaaaagtaaaaacattgCTTAGgtgttttatagaaaaaaaatcaatcatggacccaaaatttaatgtatatttaacgataaacttttaaaataattagataatgatatattagataatatttttttaaaaaaatattaaaattatgacatattgaatatatatagatCAATCTTAGTTAGCCTACATAACCCGCGATCTAGATCATGAGACCGTGttaacttcatagaaaacaaattaaaataaattaagaagcttaatttcaattaaccaaatattgaagaatgaaaaaaaaaacattcaatttgaaataagacaaaaaaagagaCATAAGTAAATCTAGGTAAACTCACCAAACATGCAACCGAGTCATGAAAATGAGATTACCacatagaaaagaaacaaaaaaaaatacgaaggttagtttttaatttaatgttgaaggaagaaattaaaaaaaaacaatgaaaaaacccTGAGTCAATCAaggttaaaaagaaacaaaaaaaacctcaaataaactcgggttaacctattACTcgggttattaaaaaaaaataattccatggaaaacaaattaaaaaattcactttttataaaagaagctaaatgataaagaaaattatccaaacataatcctataaaaaaataattttatttgttcatgatttaaaaaataataattttattgattttatttaaatgaagttttaaaaaattaaaaatagcctTTAAAAAGAAACCCACAAGTCTAGGCTTGATGGACCTGCTCTTGGGACCAAAATCAAGGACATACATACGCACCcgtctatttattttttggtgttaGGGTTTACAACATGTTGATTTTGCCTTTTTCATCGGTCATCCAGGCGACTAGAAAATCAACATAGCAATTTCttgataaataatttgttttccaaCCATTTTTTACCCCAAAACACGTAGCAACACCTTATAGATCTAAATAAACCTTTTTATGAATCTAAATTAACAAAGAGTtgttcaaaaaccaaaaactaaaaaccaatccaaaaccaaaaatcatTCTTGAGCTCAAATCTACTATCTCAAGTAAGATGGTGGGTAAAAGAACACTTtagtaaaattttttatatcaaataaaattcgtTGACATCATCAAGATTGACTTTTTTCATGGTTGAAATTAGTGCTAACTGAGTTTTCTCCCCCTCATTTCATTGAAATCTAGGGCcaatcaagttttttctttcttttccactGAAATTTAATGACTCTCTCTTCTCACCAGATCaggcataaaaaataatgaaaataaaattttggaccataattgaattttacaaaactataaggataaaaaatctagaaattgAAAAGCTTAAGGGCTAAACTAAACTTTtcgtataaatatttaaattgccACCTATTTctctatctttttaattttgattttttattttttaattttattttttttaataataaaaaacaattaaccatCGATCAAAAAGTttgattatcaaaataaaattttattttatcttactCCATAATCTATGAGGTAGGTAGAATGCCACTTTGTCCAATAAcaacatcttttaatatttttttatataattataataatataataagacataatttatttagaaaaataaacttttgaaatataatttttaaaaagcataaaaatgTTTTGTCTGATAAATTTATCTGATACGATAACAATTTAACTCAATTAATAgatagtgtttgatattataataaaaattattttttatttaaaatgcattaatatatatatatatttttaaaaatatttttaatataatataaaaacaatttaaaataaaaaaaaatcttaaaagaaaagaaaaaaaaaacacgggtGACCTCACATAGAAACAAGCTCATACTAATACTCCTGTTTTGGATGAGGAGTAAGGGGTATTTTTAGAGGAGGCGAGTATGTAAAACGGCGTATAACCATGTCGTTCTGGAGGCGATGTgaaaaagataaaggaaaattATTTAAGGACAAACCATTTCTTTTTGTGCGAGGGAGGGGTTTTAGGCTTTTAGCGATGGCttaaaaacccagaaaaatcTCTCTACCcgattttagtatttttctttatcaatggAGCTTCTAAATCCTCTCCTTCCAAACAAACCTCTAATTTTCTCTTCCACTTCCCTCTTCACTCCTAAATTCTCCATCAAAATTTGCAACACCAAAACCCCTTCCAAATTCCTCTCAATTCCATTCTGTTTACCGTTCTCTACCACCAGAAGAATCTTTCATGTTTCAGCTCATTTTGGTCGACCCGCTGGTAATCGCAGAAACTCACTTAGGAAAAAGCTCATTGATGATCGACAGGTGCGTGAAAAGACTACTACTTTTCAAAATCATAGCTATGGTTTTCAAAACTCAGAATTTAGCTTTGATAATGGAAATAATTCTGTTGAGAATTTGGATCGTGTTAGTGTAAAAGGGAGTGATTTTGGTAATGGGTTTGATGTTGATAAATCAGACAGTTTAATAGGAGGGCAAAACAAATTGGAAAAATTGGGTGATTCTGTTTTGCTGAGTAAGTTGGACAAGTGGGTCGATCAGTATAGTAAAGATACCGCGTATTGGGGTACTGGGTCTGCTCCCATTTTCACTGTTTTTCATGATTTAGAAGGGAATGTGAAGAGGGTTTTAGTTAACGAGGATGAGATTTTAAAGAGAAGCGGAAATGAGAAGCGAGAAGTTGGGGATTTGACGGAGGAGAATTCAAAAATCTTGTATGCGAAAGGTTTAGCTAGAGAGATGGAGAGGGGTGGAAATGTAATTCCTAGGAATAGTTCTGTTGCCAAGTTTGTTGTTGATGGGATGGAGTCTCGGTTTTTTAACAGAATTCATGGTGTTGTTCATCAACAGGAGTTTATTCCTGTGGTCTCGAGAGTTGGGACGATGGTGTTTTGTGGTTTTGTTGCGATTTGGGCTGTGAAGAAGTTATTCAGTTTTGGAAATAAGGAGGAGCAATGCACGGAGTTGGAAAAGGAAATGATGAGGAGAAAGATGAAGTCtagaaaggagagagagatgTTGGAGAAGGGTAGAGTTGGAGTTGTTCAAGAATCTTTGGAACCACCAATGGTGTTGACGGAAAGGCCTAAGTTGGATAAGCaagaattgatgaaaaatatattcaaagcaAAGGCAGCCTCAAAAAATGAATTGCTTTTGGTGGATCCTTCTAATTCTCAAACTACTGATGCAATGGATTTTGATCGTGAAATCCAGACAATTAGGGAAATGGCAAAGCAAGTCCGGGAGAGTGAAACTAGAGAACTCAACAAGGGTATGGAAGAAAAGCAACCTGTGAATGAGAAGCCATTCAGTGAGATGCAGATAGTTGAAGAGCACAAAGATGTTGCAAGTTTTCCTAGTGAAACTCAAAATAAAGATTCAGTAGACAGAAGGGATGTGGATGTAATTAtagtgaagaaaaaattaaatgaaacggaGAGTGATGATACTGGATACTATCCTAAGCTATCTGCTGAAGAGAACAAGGTCATGCAAGAATCTGGCACTTCAAGTACAAATTTTTCAGATGACAGCGAAACAATGTTCCGTGGAGATGTTATCCATTCTTCTGATGTTCCTGATGGTGATTCATGCAAGTCAAATAACAGGTCTATTAGGCCAAAACCAAGGTTTATACGGTCTGTCAAAGAAGCTAGGGAGTTTCTTGCCAAAAAAGGTGTCAAACATATACAAGAACCACAATTTATTGCAGTGCAGGAAAGTACTTCTGTGTTGGGGATTCCAGATGACGAAGAATTCAGTGGGAAAACAAGCCAAAGAGGGGCAGTGGAAGAAAAGGTGTCTGAACCAATCATTTCAGGCAGAATATCAGAGCCTGGGCCTGCTGCAAATGCATGTGAAGACTTAACTCGTAAGGAGAAGGAATTTGTTCCAGCCAAGAATGACAATTCCAAGAACCAACAGGGAGTGCATGATCTTCAAAAGCCCAGAACTTCCTTAAACCACGGCATTAATGGCAGCATTACAGAGAGAAGACAGTCTGTAGGGACAGAAAACTGGATCGAGAAAAATTTTGACGAAGTTGAACCCATAGTAAAGAAGATTGGGGAGGGATTTAGGGAAAACTACAAGGTTGCGAAAGAAATAGCAAGTCAGCACCCGAATTCAAGTATTGATATAACACAACTTGAGTATAGTCAAAATGATAATGAACTCGAGTGGATGAAAGATGATGGTCTTAGAGACATTGTTTTTCGAGTTAGAGAAAACGAGTTAGCGGGGCGAGATCCATTTTATCAGATGGATGCTGAAGACAAACTTAAATTCTTCAAAGGTCTTGAGAAGAAAGTTGAGAAAGAGAATGAAAAGTTGGTTCAAGTGCATGAATATCTCCACTCAAGCATTGAAAATCTTGATTATGGAGCAGGTAGTTAATTGTTCTTAGACGATGTTATTTCTTCACTTTTCATGTTATGAATTAAATGGACCCTTTCACagagaaaatgattaaattttgaaatttagatCAGTTAGATAGCCGGTTAAGCATTTCCCTCACCTTGTGTAATTTGGTTAAGTTTAACGCCACATGTTATGAAAAGCACTTTCAGAATTTTTTATAGAACTTGAGCTAATGTTATGTTCTGCTTTCTCCAGATGGTATCAGCTTATATGATTCCCCAGAAAAAATTATACCAAGATGGAAAGGGCCACCGTTAGAGAAGAATCCTCAGTTCCTTAACAACTTCCTTGAACAACAGAATGCAATTGCCGCCACAAATGCTGGTACATCTTACCCTGTGAAGAAAGATGAAGACAGCATACTTcagaaatcaaataaatcatcaaTTGATGAGAGTGTTGGCACTTCTTTGCCAAACTATGCTTCAAAGAAGTTAAGCTGCATGGATTCAAAAAACTCAAAGGTAGTTATAGAAGGAAGTGATGGCTCTGTGAGATCTGGTAAAAAATCAGGAAAGGAATATTGGCAACACACGAAGAAATGGTCTCGTGGGTTCTTGGAATCTTATAATGCAGAGTCAGATCCAGAAGTTAAATCTACTATGAAGGATATAGGGAAGGATTTGGATCGATGGATAACTGAAGAGGAAATACAGGAAGCAGCTGATCTGATGACCAAACTACCAGAAAGAAATAAgttaatagaaaagaaaatcaccAAGTTAAAAAGAGAAATGGAATTGTTTGGACCACAAGCTGTGGTGAGCAAGTACCGTGAATATgcagaagagaaagaagaagattacTTATGGTGGTTAGATCTTCCACATGTTCTGGTGAGTGTGTAATATTCATTTGCTGTTCTTTTCTGTGGTCTCGAAGTTTTGTGAAATTCAAACAAAGAAGGTAGGCATGTCaggataatttttcttttttggtgctAATGCACGTTAAGATGATAAGACTGCGTTAAGCTAGATTATTGTTTTGCTCCTTATCCTAAGTATACTTTTTAAGATAACATTTATGTGATGCACTTCTTAGTATTCtgattttatctttactttagTACATGATTTGGCATCAGATATCATGTAAGATAAACAATACTCTTTGTCTGCTGATGCTACATGGTCCATTAAAGATCATGTACATGACATTGTATGCATGCATGATCGTTAACTACTT is a window encoding:
- the LOC133681467 gene encoding UV-stimulated scaffold protein A homolog, with protein sequence MYEIREIIGASFQNSVCSINYFAAGLMEMEEGGGRARALIEKATNSTAALVDPRLLKAIKTVVRYSDSELRLAAQTLLDLMKRDHSQVRYLTLLIIDELFMRSKLFRTLVVENLDQLLSLSVGFRRNHPLPAPPAVASILRSKAIEFLEKWNSSFGIHYRQIRLGFDYLKTTLRFQFPNVQANAARVQQERREREMKTQEILVKKFEVLKENLVPLKEEIRETVDEIGECLEIVKNKGANVVLGALDDEEDFEEFRPLELRQLRLDSLKEGEKVCENSENKVVFDALRELYKLLVTKHLVSVQEGISVLIRVEVADTRLRDSMLKEFIDIRNHLQSVKKKCVESGCVLPDITKHEKEEEEDFWEEGKVESTDPGRFSEPNKRNENSAAPSTSGEVKNDPSECSTKKLKRDEFLCSEGGGTDSSSLRNKLMTVAPVIEWGSFLDTWGSNRDVLANHRGLELESHWGRVDHDAVIPAKKIAELNLHATLYKEERVEIQPCRAPLGKGGLCQRRDLRVCPFHGPIIPRDDEGNPINQGTSTSDLTLDLGTDLVEQLAEQAVKNVRDRDNEEARKRKMDKQSQKRAKLAKIREHNEAVLRDAAVASTSRSSVYGDNVEASSRDRLLARNKKDTLASMLRKKVTTKDRLSQRLLNTRASDAMTRQLTLGEDANYREAFPNQW
- the LOC133681468 gene encoding E3 ubiquitin-protein ligase SINAT3-like, producing the protein MELDSIECVPSLDLTDEDEIHHHHHLHHFPSVSKPQTTTTTTNNNNNNNTNTVTSSFHSTSVHELLECPVCTNSMYPPIHQCHNGHTLCSTCKTRVHNRCPTCRQELGDIRCLALEKVAESLELPCKYMSLGCPEIFPYYSKLKHENLCNFRPYNCPYAGSECVIVGDIPFLVTHLRDDHKVDMHSGCTFNHRYVKSNPREVENATWMLTVFHCFGQYFCLHFEAFQLGMAPVYMAFLRFMGDETEARNYSYSLEVGGNGRKLIWEGMPRSIRDSHRKVRDSHDGLIIQRNMALFFSGGDRKELKLRVTGRIWKEQQNPEGGACIPNLCS
- the LOC133682459 gene encoding uncharacterized protein LOC133682459 — encoded protein: MELLNPLLPNKPLIFSSTSLFTPKFSIKICNTKTPSKFLSIPFCLPFSTTRRIFHVSAHFGRPAGNRRNSLRKKLIDDRQVREKTTTFQNHSYGFQNSEFSFDNGNNSVENLDRVSVKGSDFGNGFDVDKSDSLIGGQNKLEKLGDSVLLSKLDKWVDQYSKDTAYWGTGSAPIFTVFHDLEGNVKRVLVNEDEILKRSGNEKREVGDLTEENSKILYAKGLAREMERGGNVIPRNSSVAKFVVDGMESRFFNRIHGVVHQQEFIPVVSRVGTMVFCGFVAIWAVKKLFSFGNKEEQCTELEKEMMRRKMKSRKEREMLEKGRVGVVQESLEPPMVLTERPKLDKQELMKNIFKAKAASKNELLLVDPSNSQTTDAMDFDREIQTIREMAKQVRESETRELNKGMEEKQPVNEKPFSEMQIVEEHKDVASFPSETQNKDSVDRRDVDVIIVKKKLNETESDDTGYYPKLSAEENKVMQESGTSSTNFSDDSETMFRGDVIHSSDVPDGDSCKSNNRSIRPKPRFIRSVKEAREFLAKKGVKHIQEPQFIAVQESTSVLGIPDDEEFSGKTSQRGAVEEKVSEPIISGRISEPGPAANACEDLTRKEKEFVPAKNDNSKNQQGVHDLQKPRTSLNHGINGSITERRQSVGTENWIEKNFDEVEPIVKKIGEGFRENYKVAKEIASQHPNSSIDITQLEYSQNDNELEWMKDDGLRDIVFRVRENELAGRDPFYQMDAEDKLKFFKGLEKKVEKENEKLVQVHEYLHSSIENLDYGADGISLYDSPEKIIPRWKGPPLEKNPQFLNNFLEQQNAIAATNAGTSYPVKKDEDSILQKSNKSSIDESVGTSLPNYASKKLSCMDSKNSKVVIEGSDGSVRSGKKSGKEYWQHTKKWSRGFLESYNAESDPEVKSTMKDIGKDLDRWITEEEIQEAADLMTKLPERNKLIEKKITKLKREMELFGPQAVVSKYREYAEEKEEDYLWWLDLPHVLCIELYTIENGEQKIGFYSLEMAADLELEPKPCHVIAFEDAGDCKNLCCIIQAHMDMVGTGHAFVVPRPPKDAFREAKANGFGVTVIRKGELQLNVDQMLEEVEEQVAEIGSKIYHDKLMGERSVDINSLMKGVFGVGGQATRSRRRRSKRKLRKPGKK